In the Candidatus Kryptobacter tengchongensis genome, one interval contains:
- a CDS encoding 7-carboxy-7-deazaguanine synthase has product MEINKGEDILTVNEIFFSIQGESSWMGLPCVFVRLTYCDLRCVWCDTEYAFYEGNNMTIDEIIEKVKSYDCELVEITGGEPLLQENSLKLMKRLCDENFTVLLETGGHRDISKVDPRVHIIMDIKCPGSKMSHKNRWENIELLSKKDEIKFVIKDRNDYEWAKEIIKKFNLTEKVGTILFSPVFGEIEPITLATWILEDKLHVRFQIQLHKYIWSPTTRGV; this is encoded by the coding sequence ATGGAAATAAACAAGGGCGAGGACATACTTACTGTAAATGAAATTTTCTTCAGCATACAAGGTGAATCAAGCTGGATGGGTCTTCCATGTGTCTTCGTGAGATTAACTTATTGCGATTTAAGATGTGTGTGGTGTGATACTGAATACGCATTTTATGAAGGAAATAATATGACAATTGATGAAATCATTGAAAAGGTTAAATCATATGATTGCGAACTTGTTGAAATAACTGGAGGAGAACCGCTTCTGCAGGAAAATTCACTTAAATTAATGAAACGACTATGTGATGAAAACTTCACAGTTCTGCTTGAAACAGGAGGGCATAGAGATATAAGCAAGGTAGACCCAAGGGTTCACATTATCATGGATATAAAATGCCCAGGAAGCAAAATGAGCCATAAGAATAGATGGGAAAACATAGAACTTCTTTCAAAAAAAGATGAAATAAAATTTGTGATAAAAGATAGAAACGACTACGAATGGGCTAAAGAAATAATAAAAAAGTTTAATCTCACTGAAAAAGTTGGAACGATTCTATTTTCACCCGTATTTGGTGAAATTGAACCTATAACGCTCGCAACATGGATACTTGAAGATAAACTTCATGTCAGATTCCAAATTCAACTACACAAATATATTTGGTCTCCCACCACAAGAGGTGTTTAA
- a CDS encoding 6-pyruvoyltetrahydropterin/6-carboxytetrahydropterin synthase, translating to MYKISVQKRFSASHIIRDYPGECGRLHGHNWNVKVVVKTKKLDNFGMTIDFKELSKILNEIVNKLDHYHLNDIPPFDKIQPTAENLAKFFYDELKLKLSKHNGLEIDFVEIWETEKYSAIYQE from the coding sequence ATGTATAAAATTTCGGTTCAAAAAAGATTTTCAGCATCCCACATAATTAGAGATTACCCAGGGGAATGCGGTCGCTTGCATGGTCATAACTGGAATGTTAAGGTTGTCGTTAAAACAAAAAAACTTGACAATTTCGGGATGACGATTGACTTTAAGGAACTATCAAAAATTCTAAATGAAATCGTTAATAAACTTGATCATTACCACCTTAACGATATACCACCCTTTGATAAAATACAGCCAACGGCGGAAAACCTCGCGAAATTTTTCTATGATGAACTCAAACTAAAACTTTCCAAACATAATGGTCTTGAAATTGATTTCGTTGAAATCTGGGAAACCGAAAAATATTCCGCAATCTATCAAGAATAA
- a CDS encoding trk system potassium uptake protein TrkA, with product MRKFAIIGLGIFGKNLALELAEGDAEVLAIDVNEERINEINHPNITAVKLDSTDVRELERFGLKDMDAVIVTIGENFEALLLTCVLLKELGTNRIIARATEEIHKKILKSIGIKEEDIISPEEEVAKRLSKLLLSDGFIEFFEITKDYEIAWIKAPESFVGKTIRELELRKNYNLLLVTVIKNKKPIGVPDPDTKIDPEDELLIFGKDKDIKKIISHSYV from the coding sequence ATGAGAAAATTTGCCATAATAGGTCTTGGAATATTTGGGAAAAACCTTGCACTTGAGCTTGCAGAGGGTGACGCCGAAGTCCTTGCTATTGATGTAAACGAGGAAAGAATAAATGAAATTAATCACCCTAACATCACGGCAGTTAAACTTGACAGCACTGATGTAAGAGAACTTGAAAGGTTTGGACTTAAAGACATGGACGCGGTCATCGTGACAATTGGAGAAAATTTTGAGGCACTACTTTTAACCTGCGTCTTGCTTAAAGAACTCGGAACCAATAGAATAATCGCGAGAGCAACGGAAGAAATTCATAAAAAAATCTTAAAAAGCATAGGAATAAAAGAAGAAGATATAATCTCGCCAGAAGAAGAAGTTGCAAAAAGACTCTCAAAGTTGCTTTTAAGCGACGGATTCATTGAATTTTTTGAGATCACAAAAGATTATGAAATAGCTTGGATTAAAGCACCCGAAAGTTTTGTAGGGAAAACAATTCGCGAACTTGAATTGAGAAAAAATTATAACCTCCTTCTCGTCACAGTTATAAAAAACAAAAAGCCAATCGGAGTCCCCGACCCCGACACAAAAATTGACCCGGAAGATGAACTTTTAATTTTTGGAAAAGATAAAGACATCAAAAAGATAATTTCCCATAGCTATGTATAA